The following proteins are co-located in the Takifugu flavidus isolate HTHZ2018 chromosome 16, ASM371156v2, whole genome shotgun sequence genome:
- the myo10l1 gene encoding unconventional myosin-X isoform X2: MEAFFTEGARVWVREKEQLLPATVNSCGDGILVITTDYGEVLYLQQAEVTRERVYAMHQSSIDGVEDMSALAELHEAAIMHNLYQRYQKDNIYTNIGSILAAVNPYKQIPGLYDLDRVDLYSKHHLGELPPHIFAVANECYRCIWKRHDSQCVLISGESGAGKTESTKLLLQFLSVMSQNSAGTPSSEKSTRVEQAIVQSSPIMEAFGNAKTVYNNNSSRFGKFIQLHFSECGNIQGGCIIDYLLEKNRVVRQNPGERNYHIFYALLAGATKEHKNLYFLEDSPELFHYLSQSGCLKDKSLNDKELFNSVMEALKVLQFTEDEIRDMFKLLSGVLQLGNIEFMTAGGAQITTKQVVSNASELLGLDAFQLSEVLTQRSIILRGEEICSPLTIEQAIDSRDSVAMALYSQCFSWIILKINQKIKGKENFKSIGILDIFGFENFEVNRFEQFNINYANEKLQEYFNKHIFSLEQLEYNREGVQWDAIDWMDNAECLDLIEKKLGLLALVNEESRFPKGTDFTLLEKLHSRHSTNPYYVKPRLADHQFGIKHYAGEVLYDVKGILEKNRDTFRDDILNLLKDSRLDFIYDLFEKVGSRNNEEKMGTARRKPTVSSQFRDSLHALMATLSVSNPFFIRCIKPNMKKNPNVFDPEVVLNQLRYSGMLETVKIRRAGFPVRRTFKDFFSRYKIIMKDRVPAAAAADDKKKSTDLLIKYDKTKKEWQLGKTKVFMKESLEHRLEKDRDEVRCQAAMIIRAHLLTFSAKKHFKQVRSSVITLQKHLRRHVQRKRFVKQRQAALVLQRHRRGQVARARARKLREEKKKVEEEQKKKEEEEKGASGTDEQEETTDTDDKKDETRQMEEILQLEREIERLQKKREDEVSQLCESSRQELQLRRDAELKRMKKVASRKATELIDLLNFKGVDPSQGDVSMKAAAEVKPQNAVSAACSKSKEEEIDEGFHAEEECIPLPDFPPPAETDAPLDKDIFAHLPPPPPAFAEGTVPPAVPPAPPLPTDDVPLAGIPPPPPLPPPTDNAGVPLPPPSEEVKAEPERKVSMVESLVDGDEPIYSMPADTESDYDQEEEEGSVTAGDDSSVSGSNRGSAAVTDEEHPRKSTCTNASVESCRGSSDSYADSEDEHDGMMDTDEEVTNGRVTLFNGNGPPYFHGYLYMKAGLMIPWRRRWCVLKDETFMWFRSKQESLKSGWLYKKGGGLSTLSRRNWKMRWFVLRDSKLMYYDNDSEEKLKGTIDIRAAKEIVDNHEKENALNIVTDERTYQVFAESPEDASGWFNVLSKVRVCTPEQLLDMSHEQANPKNAVGTLDVGLIDSVCASDNPDRPNSFVIITANRVIHCNSDTPEEMHHWISLLQKPKGDARIDGQEFLVRGWLQKEVKTNAKSTSLKLKKRWFVLTHNSLDYYKSSERNSSKMGTLVLNSLCSIIQPDERVHRETGYWNIIVYGRKHSYRLYTKMLNEAMRWTAAIQGVIDSKTPIETPTLQLIRDIKENSVNPEIVEQMYRRNPILRYTQHPLHAPLLPLPYGEVTSLQRQQGYASLQDEAVRVFNSLQEMETLADTVPIIQGILQTCQDLRPLRDEVYCQVIKQTNHVPQPNSPANRAHWHLLTCMSCTFLPSRAILRYLRFHLKRVRERFPGTDIERYASFIGESLKKTKTREFVPSQEEIAALLLRQEMSTTVYCHGGGSCKISINSHTTAGEVVEKLIRGLAMEDSKNLFSLFEHNSVTDRALESRVIVADVLAKFERLAGSEEEEEEGEWKLYFKLYCFLDVESVPKEGVEFAFMFEQAHESLISGHFPASEETLQHLAALRLQYLHGDGAGRAGWSLGSVYPIGRLRNRILHSTKPGVGTTGGAGGGPGDGKGTIGGQGGVPVAVEKRKTPSFLDGTLRRSFKTGSLKKQKVEEEQMLEMWVKEETSATRTSVLEKWTRLQGMPQHQAMLKYMSIIKEWPGYGSTLFDVECKEGGFPHDLWLGVSADNVSVYKRGEPKPLETFQYEHITFFGASSLCTYKIIVDEREMFFETPLVGEITKIMRAYINMMVKKRCSIMSVTSVASSWVR; encoded by the exons tggTGAATCAGGGGCAGGAAAGACAGAAAGCACCAAACTGCTGCTTCAGTTCCTGTCAGTAATGAGCCAGAACTCAGCCGGGACGCCTTCATCAGAGAAAAGTACTCGGGTGGAACAGGCCATCGTACAGAGCAG TCCGATCATGGAAGCGTTCGGCAACGCCAAGACGGTTTACAACAACAACTCCAGCCGCTTTGGAAAATTCATCCAACTCCACTTCTCTGAGTGTGGAAACATCCAGGGCGGCTGCATCATTGACT ATCTGCTGGAGAAG AATCGAGTGGTACGCCAAAACCCCGGTGAAAGAAACTACCATATCTTCTATGCTCTGCTTGCAGGAGCCACCAAAGAGCATAAAA ACCTCTATTTCCTGGAAGACTCTCCTGAATTGTTCCACTACCTCAGCCAGTCAGGTTGTCTGAAGGACAAGAGTCTGAATGACAAAGAGCTGTTTAACAGCGTCATG GAGGCGTTGAAGGTGCTACAGTTCACAGAGGACGAAATCAGAGACATGTTTAAGCTGCTGTCAGGAGTCCTCCAGTTGGGAAACATCGAGTTCATGACTGCCGGAGGAGCGCAGATCACCACCAAGCAAG TGGTCAGTAATGCCAGTGAACTGCTGGGACTGGATGCCTTCCAGTTGTCTGAAGTCCTGACTCAACGGTCCATAATCCTCAGGGGGGAGGAAATATGCTCCCCACTCACTATAGAGCAG GCCATAGATTCCCGAgactctgttgccatggcgttaTATTCCCAGTGTTTCTCCTGGATCATCCTCAAGATAAATCAGAAGATTAAAGGCAAAGAGAATTTTAAATCCATCGGCATCCTCGACATCTTTGGCTTTGAGAACTTTGAG gtgaatcggtttGAACAATTCAACATCAACTATGCCAACGAGAAACTTCAGGAGTACTTCAATAAGCACATCTTCtccctggagcagctggagtaCAACAG GGAAGGTGTGCAGTGGGACGCCATAGACTGGATGGACAATGCAGAGTGTCTCGACCTGATAGAGAAG AAACTGGGCTTGTTGGCGCTGGTGAACGAGGAGAGTCGATTTCCCAAAGGCACTGATTTCACTCTGCTGGAGAAACTGCACAGCAGACACTCT ACAAATCCATATTATGTCAAACCTAGACTCGCTGACCATCAGTTTGGGATCAAACATTACGCTGGGGAG GTCCTGTATGATGTTAAAGGGATTCTGGAGAAGAACAGAGACACCTTCAGAGATGACATCCTAAACCTGCTCAAGGACAGCAG ACTGGACTTTATTTATGACCTGTTTGAAAAGGTCGGCAGCAGGAACAATGAGGAGAAGATGGGAACGGCTCGACGCAAACCAACCGTCAGCTCTCAGTTCAGG GACTCCCTCCATGCGCTCATGGCCACTCTCAGTGTGTCCAACCCTTTCTTCATCCGCTGCATAAAGCCCAACATGAAGAAG AACCCAAACGTGTTTGACCCAGAGGTTGTCCTGAACCAGCTGAGGTATTCTGGGATGTTGGAGACAGTGAAGATCCGTCGAGCCGGGTTCCCCGTGCGCAGAACTTTCAAAGATTTTTTCTCTCG GTATAAGATTATTATGAAAGACAGAGtcccggcagcagcagcagcagatgataaGAAGAAGAGTACAGACCTTCTAATCAAATATGATAAGACCAAGAAAGAATGGCAGCTTGGCAAAACCAAG GTGTTTATGAAAGAGTCCCTGGAGCACCGTttggagaaagacagagatgaaGTCAGGTGTCAAGCTGCCATGATAATTCGAGCCCACCTTCTAACCTTCTCTGCCAA GAAGCATTTCAAGCAGGTTCGTTCTAGTGTTATCACCCTCCAGAAGCACTTACGAAGGCACGTCCAGCGCAAGCGGTTTGTGAAGCAGCGCCAGGCAGCGCTGGTGCTGCAGCGGCACCGACGAGGGCAGGTGGCCCGTGCTCGGGCTCGGAAGCttagagaggagaagaagaaggtagaggaagagcagaagaagaaggaagaggaggagaaaggggcATCGGGCACAGATGAGCAGGAAGAGACAACCGATACAGATGATAAAAAG GATGAGACCCGGCAGATGGAGGAAATCCTGCAgttggagcgggagatcgagcGCTtacagaagaagagggaggatgaggTGTCCCAACTCTGCGAGTCCTCCAGGCAGGAGCTCCAGCTGCGCCGCGATGCGGAGCTGAAGCGGATGAAGAAGGTGGCGTCCCGCAAAGCCACGGAACTCATCGACCTCCTGAACTTCAAAGGTGTGGATCCCTCGCAGGGAGACGTTTCaatgaaagctgctgcagaggtcaaGCCACAGAACGCTGTGAGTGCTGCCTGCAGTAAATCCAAAGAGGAAGAGATAGATGAAGGCTTCCATGCGGAGGAGGAATGTATCCCTCTCCCTGACTTCCCTCCACCTGCTGAGACAGACGCTCCTCTGGATAAGGACATATTTGCCCAtttacctcctcctccacctgctttTGCAGAGGGGACGGTGCCTCCTGCAGtccctcctgcacctcctctgcCCACTGACGACGTGCCCCTTGCCGgaatccctccccctcctcctctccctccacccaCGGATAATGCGGGTGTTCCGCTCCCACCCCCCTCAGAGGAAGTTAAGGCAGAGCCAGAGAGGAAGGTGAGCATGGTGGAGAGCCTGGTGGACGGGGATGAGCCCATCTACAGCATGCCGGCCGACACCGAGTCAGATTacgatcaggaggaggaggagggatccGTCACCGCCGGAGACGATAGCTCCGTATCCGGGAGCAACCGCGGCAGCGCAGCTGTGACGGATGAGGAGCACCCAAGGAAGTCCACCTGCACCAATGCAAGCGTCGAGTCCTGCAGAGGCAGTTCTGACTCT TATGCAGACAGTGAGGACGAACATGATGGCATGATGGACACCGACGAAGAAGTGACGAATGGCAGAGTGACTTTATTTAATGGCAACGGTCCGCCATACTTCCATGGCTACCTCTACATGAAGG ctggcCTAATGATTCCATGGAGGAGGCGCTGGTGTGTGCTGAAGGACGAAACCTTCATGTGGTTCCGGTCGAAACAAGAGTCGCTTAAGTCCGGCTGGCTGTACAAAAAGGGAGGAGGGCTCTCCACTTTGTCACGGAG AAACTGGAAGATGCGCTGGTTCGTGCTGAGGGACAGTAAGCTGATGTACTATGACAACGACAGCGAAGAGAAGCTGAAAGGAACCATCGACATTCGGGCTGCCAA AGAAATTGTGGATAATCATGAAAAGGAGAACGCGCTCAACATTGTGACCGATGAGAGAACCTATCAGGTGTTTGCTGAGTCACCAGAGGATGCAAG cgGCTGGTTTAACGTTCTCAGTAAGGTGCGTGTCTGCACTCCAGAGCAACTGCTGGACATGTCCCACGAACAGGCCAACCCAAAGAATGCTGTG GGAACTCTGGATGTGGGGTTGATTGACTCTGTCTGTGCTTCAGACAATCCCGATCG ACCCAACTCCTTCGTCATCATTACTGCCAACCGTGTGATCCACTGCAACAGCGACACACCAGAGGAGATGCACCACTGGATTAGTCTCCTGCAGAAACCCAAAGGAGATGCCAGGATTGATGGCCAGGAGTTCCTAGTCAGAG GCTGGCTGCAGAAAGAGGTGAAGACAAATGCTAAGAGCACctccctgaagctgaagaagcgcTGGTTCGTGCTGACCCACAATTCTCTGGATTACTACAAGAGCTCAGAGAGAAACTCATCCAAGATGGGAACTCTGGTCCTCAACTCTCTCTGCTCCATCATTCAGCCAGATGAACGTGTGCACAGGGAGACAG gttactgGAACATCATCGTGTATGGGAGGAAGCATTCTTACCGTCTCTATACCAAGATGCTGAATGAGGCCATGCGATGGACAGCCGCCATTCAGGGAGTCATAGACAGCAAGACTCCCATCGAAACGCCAACGCTGCAGCTGATCAGAGACATTAAG GAGAACAGCGTGAACCCGGAAATAGTTGAGCAAATGTACAGGAGGAACCCCATTCTCAGATACACCCAGCACCCTCTACACGCACCTCTACTGCCGCTGCCGTATGGAGAGGTCACCAGCT TGCAACGACAGCAGGGTTACGCCAGTCTTCAAGATGAGGCGGTGCGAGTTTTTAACTCCCTACAGGAGATGGAGACTCTGGCAGACACCGTGCCCATCATCCAGGGTATCCTGCAGACCTGCCAGGACCTGCGTCCTCTCAGGGATGAG GTCTACTGTCAGGTGATAAAACAGACCAATCACGTGCCTCAGCCTAACAGCCCTGCCAATCGGGCGCACTGGCATCTCCTCACCTGCATGAGCTGCACCTTCCTCCCCAGCCGAGCCATCCTCAGATACCTCCGCTTCCACCTGAAGAG GGTGCGTGAGCGCTTTCCTGGTACAGATATTGAGCGTTACGCAAGCTTCATTGGTGAATCCTTGAAGAAGACCAAGACTCGTGAGTTCGTCCCCTCTCAGGAGGAGATTGCCGCCCTGCTGTTGAGACAGGAGATGAGCACCACTGTCTACTGCCACGGTGGGGGATCCTGCAAGATCTCCATTAATTCACACACCACAGCTGGAGAG GTTGTGGAGAAGCTCATCAGAGGTTTGGCCATGGAGGACAGCAAAaacctgttttctctcttcGAGCACAACTCTGTCACAGACAGAGCACTAGAGAGCAGAGTGATCGTCGCAGACGTTCTTGCCAAGTTTGAAAG ACTGGCAggcagtgaagaggaggaggaggaaggagaatggAAGCTCTACTTCAAGCTGTACTGCTTTTTGGATGTGGAGAGTGTCCCAAAAGAAGGCGTAGAATTTGCTTTTATGTTTGAGCAG GCCCACGAGTCTCTAATAAGTGGTCACTTCCCAGCTTCTGAGGAAACCTTGCAGCACTTGGCTGCTTTACGCCTTCAGTATCTCCACGGTGACGGTGCAGGCCGGGCCGGCTGGAGCCTGGGAAGCGTTTACCCGATTGGGCGCCTCCGCAACCGCATCCTTCACTCCACTAAACCAGGTGTGGGGACgacaggtggagctggaggaggacctggagatgggAAAGGTACTATAGGAGGTCAGGGAGGTGTTCCGGTGGCAGTGGAGAAGCGAAAGACCCCCAGTTTCCTGGATGGCACCCTAAGGAGAAGCTTTAAAACTGGTTCTCTGAAGAAGCAGAAG gtggaggaggagcagatgttggagatgTGGGTGAAGGAGGAGACGTCTGCGACACGGACCAGCGTCCTGGAGAAATGGACCCGGCTACAGGGCATGCCCCAGCATCAAGCCATGCTTAAATATATGAGCATCATCAAGGAATGGCCTGGATATGGATCCACTCTGTTTGACGTGGAG TGTAAGGAGGGCGGTTTCCCTCATGATCTGTGGCTGGGTGTGAGCGCTGATAACGTGTCAGTGTATAAACGAGGTGAACCCAAACCTCTGGAGACCTTCCAGTACGAACACATCACCTTCTTTGGGGCGTCGTCGCTCTGCACCTACAAGATCATTGTGGACGAGAGGGAAATGTTCTTTGAGACGCCACTG GTGGGGGAGATCACCAAGATAATGAGGGCTTACATCAACATGATGGTGAAGAAACGCTGCAGCATCATGTCAGTGACCAGCGTCGCCAGTTCATGGGTCAGGTGA
- the myo10l1 gene encoding unconventional myosin-X isoform X3, whose product MEALKVLQFTEDEIRDMFKLLSGVLQLGNIEFMTAGGAQITTKQVVSNASELLGLDAFQLSEVLTQRSIILRGEEICSPLTIEQAIDSRDSVAMALYSQCFSWIILKINQKIKGKENFKSIGILDIFGFENFEVNRFEQFNINYANEKLQEYFNKHIFSLEQLEYNREGVQWDAIDWMDNAECLDLIEKKLGLLALVNEESRFPKGTDFTLLEKLHSRHSTNPYYVKPRLADHQFGIKHYAGEVLYDVKGILEKNRDTFRDDILNLLKDSRLDFIYDLFEKVGSRNNEEKMGTARRKPTVSSQFRDSLHALMATLSVSNPFFIRCIKPNMKKNPNVFDPEVVLNQLRYSGMLETVKIRRAGFPVRRTFKDFFSRYKIIMKDRVPAAAAADDKKKSTDLLIKYDKTKKEWQLGKTKVFMKESLEHRLEKDRDEVRCQAAMIIRAHLLTFSAKKHFKQVRSSVITLQKHLRRHVQRKRFVKQRQAALVLQRHRRGQVARARARKLREEKKKVEEEQKKKEEEEKGASGTDEQEETTDTDDKKDETRQMEEILQLEREIERLQKKREDEVSQLCESSRQELQLRRDAELKRMKKVASRKATELIDLLNFKGVDPSQGDVSMKAAAEVKPQNAVSAACSKSKEEEIDEGFHAEEECIPLPDFPPPAETDAPLDKDIFAHLPPPPPAFAEGTVPPAVPPAPPLPTDDVPLAGIPPPPPLPPPTDNAGVPLPPPSEEVKAEPERKVSMVESLVDGDEPIYSMPADTESDYDQEEEEGSVTAGDDSSVSGSNRGSAAVTDEEHPRKSTCTNASVESCRGSSDSYADSEDEHDGMMDTDEEVTNGRVTLFNGNGPPYFHGYLYMKAGLMIPWRRRWCVLKDETFMWFRSKQESLKSGWLYKKGGGLSTLSRRLNWKMRWFVLRDSKLMYYDNDSEEKLKGTIDIRAAKEIVDNHEKENALNIVTDERTYQVFAESPEDASGWFNVLSKVRVCTPEQLLDMSHEQANPKNAVGTLDVGLIDSVCASDNPDRPNSFVIITANRVIHCNSDTPEEMHHWISLLQKPKGDARIDGQEFLVRGWLQKEVKTNAKSTSLKLKKRWFVLTHNSLDYYKSSERNSSKMGTLVLNSLCSIIQPDERVHRETGYWNIIVYGRKHSYRLYTKMLNEAMRWTAAIQGVIDSKTPIETPTLQLIRDIKENSVNPEIVEQMYRRNPILRYTQHPLHAPLLPLPYGEVTSLQRQQGYASLQDEAVRVFNSLQEMETLADTVPIIQGILQTCQDLRPLRDEVYCQVIKQTNHVPQPNSPANRAHWHLLTCMSCTFLPSRAILRYLRFHLKRVRERFPGTDIERYASFIGESLKKTKTREFVPSQEEIAALLLRQEMSTTVYCHGGGSCKISINSHTTAGEVVEKLIRGLAMEDSKNLFSLFEHNSVTDRALESRVIVADVLAKFERLAGSEEEEEEGEWKLYFKLYCFLDVESVPKEGVEFAFMFEQAHESLISGHFPASEETLQHLAALRLQYLHGDGAGRAGWSLGSVYPIGRLRNRILHSTKPGVGTTGGAGGGPGDGKGTIGGQGGVPVAVEKRKTPSFLDGTLRRSFKTGSLKKQKVEEEQMLEMWVKEETSATRTSVLEKWTRLQGMPQHQAMLKYMSIIKEWPGYGSTLFDVECKEGGFPHDLWLGVSADNVSVYKRGEPKPLETFQYEHITFFGASSLCTYKIIVDEREMFFETPLVGEITKIMRAYINMMVKKRCSIMSVTSVASSWVR is encoded by the exons ATG GAGGCGTTGAAGGTGCTACAGTTCACAGAGGACGAAATCAGAGACATGTTTAAGCTGCTGTCAGGAGTCCTCCAGTTGGGAAACATCGAGTTCATGACTGCCGGAGGAGCGCAGATCACCACCAAGCAAG TGGTCAGTAATGCCAGTGAACTGCTGGGACTGGATGCCTTCCAGTTGTCTGAAGTCCTGACTCAACGGTCCATAATCCTCAGGGGGGAGGAAATATGCTCCCCACTCACTATAGAGCAG GCCATAGATTCCCGAgactctgttgccatggcgttaTATTCCCAGTGTTTCTCCTGGATCATCCTCAAGATAAATCAGAAGATTAAAGGCAAAGAGAATTTTAAATCCATCGGCATCCTCGACATCTTTGGCTTTGAGAACTTTGAG gtgaatcggtttGAACAATTCAACATCAACTATGCCAACGAGAAACTTCAGGAGTACTTCAATAAGCACATCTTCtccctggagcagctggagtaCAACAG GGAAGGTGTGCAGTGGGACGCCATAGACTGGATGGACAATGCAGAGTGTCTCGACCTGATAGAGAAG AAACTGGGCTTGTTGGCGCTGGTGAACGAGGAGAGTCGATTTCCCAAAGGCACTGATTTCACTCTGCTGGAGAAACTGCACAGCAGACACTCT ACAAATCCATATTATGTCAAACCTAGACTCGCTGACCATCAGTTTGGGATCAAACATTACGCTGGGGAG GTCCTGTATGATGTTAAAGGGATTCTGGAGAAGAACAGAGACACCTTCAGAGATGACATCCTAAACCTGCTCAAGGACAGCAG ACTGGACTTTATTTATGACCTGTTTGAAAAGGTCGGCAGCAGGAACAATGAGGAGAAGATGGGAACGGCTCGACGCAAACCAACCGTCAGCTCTCAGTTCAGG GACTCCCTCCATGCGCTCATGGCCACTCTCAGTGTGTCCAACCCTTTCTTCATCCGCTGCATAAAGCCCAACATGAAGAAG AACCCAAACGTGTTTGACCCAGAGGTTGTCCTGAACCAGCTGAGGTATTCTGGGATGTTGGAGACAGTGAAGATCCGTCGAGCCGGGTTCCCCGTGCGCAGAACTTTCAAAGATTTTTTCTCTCG GTATAAGATTATTATGAAAGACAGAGtcccggcagcagcagcagcagatgataaGAAGAAGAGTACAGACCTTCTAATCAAATATGATAAGACCAAGAAAGAATGGCAGCTTGGCAAAACCAAG GTGTTTATGAAAGAGTCCCTGGAGCACCGTttggagaaagacagagatgaaGTCAGGTGTCAAGCTGCCATGATAATTCGAGCCCACCTTCTAACCTTCTCTGCCAA GAAGCATTTCAAGCAGGTTCGTTCTAGTGTTATCACCCTCCAGAAGCACTTACGAAGGCACGTCCAGCGCAAGCGGTTTGTGAAGCAGCGCCAGGCAGCGCTGGTGCTGCAGCGGCACCGACGAGGGCAGGTGGCCCGTGCTCGGGCTCGGAAGCttagagaggagaagaagaaggtagaggaagagcagaagaagaaggaagaggaggagaaaggggcATCGGGCACAGATGAGCAGGAAGAGACAACCGATACAGATGATAAAAAG GATGAGACCCGGCAGATGGAGGAAATCCTGCAgttggagcgggagatcgagcGCTtacagaagaagagggaggatgaggTGTCCCAACTCTGCGAGTCCTCCAGGCAGGAGCTCCAGCTGCGCCGCGATGCGGAGCTGAAGCGGATGAAGAAGGTGGCGTCCCGCAAAGCCACGGAACTCATCGACCTCCTGAACTTCAAAGGTGTGGATCCCTCGCAGGGAGACGTTTCaatgaaagctgctgcagaggtcaaGCCACAGAACGCTGTGAGTGCTGCCTGCAGTAAATCCAAAGAGGAAGAGATAGATGAAGGCTTCCATGCGGAGGAGGAATGTATCCCTCTCCCTGACTTCCCTCCACCTGCTGAGACAGACGCTCCTCTGGATAAGGACATATTTGCCCAtttacctcctcctccacctgctttTGCAGAGGGGACGGTGCCTCCTGCAGtccctcctgcacctcctctgcCCACTGACGACGTGCCCCTTGCCGgaatccctccccctcctcctctccctccacccaCGGATAATGCGGGTGTTCCGCTCCCACCCCCCTCAGAGGAAGTTAAGGCAGAGCCAGAGAGGAAGGTGAGCATGGTGGAGAGCCTGGTGGACGGGGATGAGCCCATCTACAGCATGCCGGCCGACACCGAGTCAGATTacgatcaggaggaggaggagggatccGTCACCGCCGGAGACGATAGCTCCGTATCCGGGAGCAACCGCGGCAGCGCAGCTGTGACGGATGAGGAGCACCCAAGGAAGTCCACCTGCACCAATGCAAGCGTCGAGTCCTGCAGAGGCAGTTCTGACTCT TATGCAGACAGTGAGGACGAACATGATGGCATGATGGACACCGACGAAGAAGTGACGAATGGCAGAGTGACTTTATTTAATGGCAACGGTCCGCCATACTTCCATGGCTACCTCTACATGAAGG ctggcCTAATGATTCCATGGAGGAGGCGCTGGTGTGTGCTGAAGGACGAAACCTTCATGTGGTTCCGGTCGAAACAAGAGTCGCTTAAGTCCGGCTGGCTGTACAAAAAGGGAGGAGGGCTCTCCACTTTGTCACGGAGGTT AAACTGGAAGATGCGCTGGTTCGTGCTGAGGGACAGTAAGCTGATGTACTATGACAACGACAGCGAAGAGAAGCTGAAAGGAACCATCGACATTCGGGCTGCCAA AGAAATTGTGGATAATCATGAAAAGGAGAACGCGCTCAACATTGTGACCGATGAGAGAACCTATCAGGTGTTTGCTGAGTCACCAGAGGATGCAAG cgGCTGGTTTAACGTTCTCAGTAAGGTGCGTGTCTGCACTCCAGAGCAACTGCTGGACATGTCCCACGAACAGGCCAACCCAAAGAATGCTGTG GGAACTCTGGATGTGGGGTTGATTGACTCTGTCTGTGCTTCAGACAATCCCGATCG ACCCAACTCCTTCGTCATCATTACTGCCAACCGTGTGATCCACTGCAACAGCGACACACCAGAGGAGATGCACCACTGGATTAGTCTCCTGCAGAAACCCAAAGGAGATGCCAGGATTGATGGCCAGGAGTTCCTAGTCAGAG GCTGGCTGCAGAAAGAGGTGAAGACAAATGCTAAGAGCACctccctgaagctgaagaagcgcTGGTTCGTGCTGACCCACAATTCTCTGGATTACTACAAGAGCTCAGAGAGAAACTCATCCAAGATGGGAACTCTGGTCCTCAACTCTCTCTGCTCCATCATTCAGCCAGATGAACGTGTGCACAGGGAGACAG gttactgGAACATCATCGTGTATGGGAGGAAGCATTCTTACCGTCTCTATACCAAGATGCTGAATGAGGCCATGCGATGGACAGCCGCCATTCAGGGAGTCATAGACAGCAAGACTCCCATCGAAACGCCAACGCTGCAGCTGATCAGAGACATTAAG GAGAACAGCGTGAACCCGGAAATAGTTGAGCAAATGTACAGGAGGAACCCCATTCTCAGATACACCCAGCACCCTCTACACGCACCTCTACTGCCGCTGCCGTATGGAGAGGTCACCAGCT TGCAACGACAGCAGGGTTACGCCAGTCTTCAAGATGAGGCGGTGCGAGTTTTTAACTCCCTACAGGAGATGGAGACTCTGGCAGACACCGTGCCCATCATCCAGGGTATCCTGCAGACCTGCCAGGACCTGCGTCCTCTCAGGGATGAG GTCTACTGTCAGGTGATAAAACAGACCAATCACGTGCCTCAGCCTAACAGCCCTGCCAATCGGGCGCACTGGCATCTCCTCACCTGCATGAGCTGCACCTTCCTCCCCAGCCGAGCCATCCTCAGATACCTCCGCTTCCACCTGAAGAG GGTGCGTGAGCGCTTTCCTGGTACAGATATTGAGCGTTACGCAAGCTTCATTGGTGAATCCTTGAAGAAGACCAAGACTCGTGAGTTCGTCCCCTCTCAGGAGGAGATTGCCGCCCTGCTGTTGAGACAGGAGATGAGCACCACTGTCTACTGCCACGGTGGGGGATCCTGCAAGATCTCCATTAATTCACACACCACAGCTGGAGAG GTTGTGGAGAAGCTCATCAGAGGTTTGGCCATGGAGGACAGCAAAaacctgttttctctcttcGAGCACAACTCTGTCACAGACAGAGCACTAGAGAGCAGAGTGATCGTCGCAGACGTTCTTGCCAAGTTTGAAAG ACTGGCAggcagtgaagaggaggaggaggaaggagaatggAAGCTCTACTTCAAGCTGTACTGCTTTTTGGATGTGGAGAGTGTCCCAAAAGAAGGCGTAGAATTTGCTTTTATGTTTGAGCAG GCCCACGAGTCTCTAATAAGTGGTCACTTCCCAGCTTCTGAGGAAACCTTGCAGCACTTGGCTGCTTTACGCCTTCAGTATCTCCACGGTGACGGTGCAGGCCGGGCCGGCTGGAGCCTGGGAAGCGTTTACCCGATTGGGCGCCTCCGCAACCGCATCCTTCACTCCACTAAACCAGGTGTGGGGACgacaggtggagctggaggaggacctggagatgggAAAGGTACTATAGGAGGTCAGGGAGGTGTTCCGGTGGCAGTGGAGAAGCGAAAGACCCCCAGTTTCCTGGATGGCACCCTAAGGAGAAGCTTTAAAACTGGTTCTCTGAAGAAGCAGAAG gtggaggaggagcagatgttggagatgTGGGTGAAGGAGGAGACGTCTGCGACACGGACCAGCGTCCTGGAGAAATGGACCCGGCTACAGGGCATGCCCCAGCATCAAGCCATGCTTAAATATATGAGCATCATCAAGGAATGGCCTGGATATGGATCCACTCTGTTTGACGTGGAG TGTAAGGAGGGCGGTTTCCCTCATGATCTGTGGCTGGGTGTGAGCGCTGATAACGTGTCAGTGTATAAACGAGGTGAACCCAAACCTCTGGAGACCTTCCAGTACGAACACATCACCTTCTTTGGGGCGTCGTCGCTCTGCACCTACAAGATCATTGTGGACGAGAGGGAAATGTTCTTTGAGACGCCACTG GTGGGGGAGATCACCAAGATAATGAGGGCTTACATCAACATGATGGTGAAGAAACGCTGCAGCATCATGTCAGTGACCAGCGTCGCCAGTTCATGGGTCAGGTGA